One window of Desulfobacca acetoxidans DSM 11109 genomic DNA carries:
- a CDS encoding helix-turn-helix domain-containing protein has protein sequence MVYKEYQPHPSLTNHITCYWTLTESVGLPPAATRHFLTEGGGFSFNLADAPECGNSDPPLATLRQSCLCGPLTEPMRLQLIGRIRLFGVRFRPGGSYPFIPYPPADLVNFHGEINEFGGGQSRSLINEIRYGCRSVQDRIGYLNRYLYQYLEKSPKEIPEIALALDIIDKVKGQVDIHRLAKSVGLSTRQLERRFKERIGMSPKQLCRNLRFKNILKYLAESVADSWVDAALTCGYYDQAHMIRDFKHYTGASPGRYFSQPNRLKVAATSIF, from the coding sequence ATGGTTTATAAGGAATATCAGCCCCATCCAAGCTTGACCAATCATATAACATGTTACTGGACTCTGACTGAATCAGTGGGCTTACCTCCCGCTGCTACCCGACATTTTCTGACTGAAGGAGGAGGATTTTCGTTCAATCTGGCCGATGCTCCGGAATGCGGAAACTCTGACCCGCCACTTGCTACTTTGCGCCAGAGTTGCCTCTGCGGACCACTGACCGAGCCGATGCGATTGCAATTAATCGGGAGAATCAGGCTCTTCGGTGTCCGTTTTCGGCCCGGTGGCTCCTATCCATTTATCCCCTATCCGCCAGCCGATCTAGTTAATTTCCATGGGGAAATCAACGAGTTTGGGGGAGGCCAGAGCAGGTCTCTTATAAATGAAATCCGATACGGTTGTCGAAGCGTTCAAGACCGCATTGGTTATCTCAATCGTTATCTGTATCAATACCTTGAAAAAAGCCCCAAAGAAATTCCTGAAATAGCGTTAGCTTTGGATATCATTGATAAAGTTAAAGGCCAGGTGGATATCCATCGGTTGGCCAAGTCTGTCGGACTCAGCACCAGGCAACTGGAACGCCGATTTAAAGAACGGATTGGTATGTCTCCCAAACAGCTCTGCCGCAATCTGCGGTTTAAAAACATCTTAAAATATCTGGCCGAATCTGTAGCGGATTCCTGGGTTGACGCAGCCCTGACCTGCGGCTACTACGATCAGGCACATATGATACGGGATTTCAAGCATTATACCGGTGCCAGTCCTGGGAGATATTTCAGCCAACCAAACCGACTCAAAGTGGCGGCCACCAGTATATTTTGA
- a CDS encoding EFR1 family ferrodoxin (N-terminal region resembles flavodoxins. C-terminal ferrodoxin region binds two 4Fe-4S clusters.), producing MKTLLVYFSQTGNTRTIAESIRRGILDVTNHCDIRTIDNIEAKSLFGYDLIGIGSPVFFYKEPFNVRDFLEALPEQDGRHWFIFCTHGNIVGNFFPSMIQLLEEKGATVIACHNSYANITVPFYPRPSYTSGHPDAYDLEQAQAFGKNIAMLSSEIRNQGNLPISLTYPVSSEEWLEEGKRLTREVLKEMLPKHHFNAETCIQCYECEDHCPVQGIDIKIDPPRLQEPCIYCWRCINICPTLSITADWGPLLAMAPTNYVRYKKELDKVAKNGKFRWLVDPETIDCTDPLYKQRERDIDS from the coding sequence ATGAAAACGTTACTTGTATATTTTTCGCAAACCGGGAATACCCGTACCATTGCAGAAAGTATACGCCGCGGAATTCTGGATGTAACCAACCACTGCGATATCAGAACCATAGACAATATCGAGGCAAAATCGTTATTCGGCTATGATCTTATCGGCATCGGTTCTCCGGTTTTTTTCTATAAAGAACCATTTAATGTAAGAGATTTTTTAGAAGCTCTGCCAGAACAAGATGGCCGACATTGGTTTATTTTTTGCACTCATGGCAACATCGTAGGCAATTTTTTTCCCTCCATGATCCAATTATTGGAAGAAAAGGGAGCTACCGTCATTGCCTGTCACAATTCTTATGCCAATATCACAGTCCCTTTTTATCCACGGCCGAGTTATACCTCCGGCCACCCGGATGCCTATGACCTGGAACAAGCCCAGGCCTTTGGCAAAAACATTGCGATGCTTAGCTCCGAGATCAGAAATCAGGGCAACCTGCCAATTTCGCTTACGTATCCCGTATCTTCGGAAGAATGGCTGGAAGAAGGCAAAAGATTAACCAGAGAAGTTCTGAAAGAGATGTTGCCGAAACACCATTTTAATGCCGAGACCTGCATACAGTGCTATGAGTGCGAAGATCATTGTCCCGTTCAAGGCATTGATATTAAAATTGATCCTCCCCGCCTACAAGAGCCCTGTATTTACTGCTGGCGGTGTATAAACATCTGTCCGACACTTTCCATCACGGCTGATTGGGGTCCTCTGCTTGCTATGGCACCGACAAATTATGTTCGCTATAAGAAGGAATTGGATAAAGTGGCAAAAAATGGCAAATTCCGGTGGTTGGTTGACCCGGAAACTATTGATTGTACCGATCCTCTTTATAAGCAGCGCGAACGAGACATCGACTCCTAA
- a CDS encoding nucleotidyltransferase domain-containing protein, with the protein MGTLSDILSSRVRAEIFRLLFGLDEKELHLREIERQSGLSLGTIRQDLQKLVKLDLVSTHRDGNRLYYRANTDHPLYPEIRKLVLKTAGLVEIFRSVLGREGVELAFIFGSLASNKERAASDVDLMVIGAVGLRTLSGWLAEVSDQIGREINPHTLTAEEFRRRKKKSNHFLSNVLESPKLFIIGNENDLAAMG; encoded by the coding sequence ATGGGGACACTGAGCGATATATTATCTTCCCGGGTGAGGGCGGAAATCTTTCGCCTGCTCTTCGGCTTGGATGAAAAAGAATTGCACCTGCGGGAGATAGAGAGGCAATCCGGTCTCTCCCTGGGCACCATCCGGCAAGACCTGCAAAAACTGGTGAAGCTTGATTTGGTGTCGACACACCGGGACGGCAACCGTCTTTATTATCGAGCGAACACGGATCATCCCTTATATCCGGAAATCCGTAAGCTGGTGCTGAAGACTGCCGGTTTGGTGGAAATTTTTAGAAGCGTCTTGGGCCGAGAAGGTGTTGAATTAGCCTTTATTTTCGGCTCCCTGGCTAGCAATAAAGAAAGAGCGGCAAGCGACGTGGACTTGATGGTAATCGGCGCCGTTGGCCTTCGCACTTTATCTGGCTGGCTGGCCGAAGTTTCGGATCAGATCGGTCGGGAGATCAATCCCCACACCCTGACCGCGGAAGAATTCCGGCGCCGCAAGAAAAAGAGTAATCATTTCCTGTCGAATGTTCTGGAATCGCCCAAGCTTTTTATCATAGGGAACGAAAATGACCTTGCAGCAATGGGCTGA
- a CDS encoding phosphoribosylamine--glycine ligase, whose amino-acid sequence MAIKIGYVGTDGRSFLAALETGRSLSELYPGDYEGLVVRGTPAMPPFANRQHWPIGFIPTADNSPEAYAAALIRSFDRGELDIALVMPEALLFHGLVDQVTAAGYGDKIIGLDRQGAFLEADKIAGKELCQAAGIPVAPQWTTVNAKDYQAVLNICLEYLHEYGGVVLKYPYSAGGKGARIILQTWEIREVYDLLIHDYKEDYTGLFGRKGPWPLLVEARMAGVEISFTILADKNGNFHILPTAMDYPERFEGPPGLNNPITGGMGAISPHPLESTELLELAAQAIARPLIKTLQERSLLRPTVLYPGCFVSFTDNFQPKAIRVCEINIRPGEPEFQPVVKRLRNLGALLQAMVAGRLNEVEPEVRRDQISLCLALVTGPGGPKQQKGYPWSLTKGEPLEIDFDYCAKKNITVIPSAMEWEDGVGFKSDGSRVAYLVANTTVKAGQKPGTAVEILRQRLLTAFDRAKIRVVPREDSQGNRLALRRDIGHHYALAESLRAR is encoded by the coding sequence ATGGCGATCAAGATCGGTTATGTCGGCACCGACGGCCGGAGTTTTTTGGCGGCCCTGGAAACCGGCCGCTCCTTGAGTGAACTGTATCCCGGTGATTATGAGGGGCTGGTAGTACGGGGCACCCCGGCCATGCCACCTTTTGCCAATCGGCAGCACTGGCCCATCGGTTTCATCCCCACAGCAGACAACTCCCCGGAGGCATATGCCGCTGCCCTCATCCGGTCATTTGACCGGGGTGAGTTGGATATCGCACTGGTCATGCCGGAGGCGCTTCTATTCCACGGTCTGGTGGATCAGGTGACGGCCGCCGGATATGGCGACAAGATCATCGGCCTGGACCGGCAAGGCGCCTTTCTGGAGGCGGACAAGATTGCCGGCAAGGAACTCTGCCAGGCGGCCGGGATTCCGGTAGCGCCGCAATGGACCACGGTGAATGCCAAAGATTACCAGGCCGTGCTCAATATCTGCCTCGAGTATTTGCATGAGTACGGGGGTGTAGTCTTAAAGTATCCCTACAGCGCTGGCGGTAAGGGAGCCCGCATCATTCTCCAGACCTGGGAGATCCGGGAAGTGTACGATCTCCTCATACATGATTATAAAGAAGATTATACCGGACTTTTCGGCAGGAAAGGACCCTGGCCGCTGCTCGTTGAAGCCCGGATGGCAGGGGTCGAGATCAGTTTTACCATTCTGGCGGATAAAAACGGCAACTTTCACATCCTTCCTACGGCTATGGACTATCCGGAGCGGTTCGAAGGTCCGCCCGGTCTCAATAATCCGATCACGGGCGGTATGGGTGCCATCTCTCCCCATCCCCTCGAGTCGACTGAGTTGCTGGAACTGGCGGCCCAAGCCATCGCCCGACCGCTGATCAAAACCCTGCAGGAGCGCAGCCTCCTGAGACCCACGGTACTCTATCCCGGCTGTTTTGTCTCTTTCACTGACAATTTCCAGCCGAAGGCCATCCGGGTTTGTGAGATTAACATCCGGCCGGGAGAACCGGAATTCCAGCCGGTGGTCAAGAGGCTGCGTAATCTGGGAGCGCTGCTGCAGGCAATGGTGGCCGGGCGGCTAAACGAAGTTGAGCCCGAGGTGCGGCGCGATCAGATCTCCCTCTGTCTGGCCCTGGTGACCGGTCCCGGTGGCCCCAAACAACAGAAGGGCTATCCCTGGTCCCTGACCAAGGGAGAACCCCTCGAAATTGATTTTGACTATTGCGCCAAAAAGAATATTACCGTTATCCCTTCGGCCATGGAGTGGGAAGATGGAGTCGGATTTAAGTCTGACGGCTCCCGGGTGGCTTATCTGGTGGCCAATACTACGGTCAAGGCGGGGCAGAAACCCGGCACCGCGGTGGAAATCCTGCGCCAGAGGCTTCTCACCGCCTTTGATCGGGCCAAGATTCGAGTGGTTCCGCGGGAGGATTCACAAGGCAACCGCCTGGCCCTGCGGCGGGATATCGGCCATCACTACGCCTTGGCGGAATCCCTGCGGGCCAGATAA
- the hpnJ gene encoding hopanoid biosynthesis associated radical SAM protein HpnJ translates to MRTLLMNPPSFKSFDGGAGSRYQATREVTSFWYPTWLCYPAGMIPRSKVLDAAPLNLEVAEVIAMARDYELAVLFTTTPSLTYDLHTVRRLKEANPNLSVGLVGPHVSVRPEDALNDESMVDFVARREFDYTIQEVAAGRPWKDILGLTYRESGDVCHNPDRPFIEDLDALPWVSEIYHRDLQIERYHIPYLRDPYVSIYTGRGCPSRCSYCLWPQTFTGRRYRVRSVADVTAEVRRILELFPQAQEVFFDDDTFTAHGERAQHLARELRPLKCVWSATARVTTSYETLKALKEGGLRLLVVGYESGNAQILKNIHKGATPELARRFTRWCKELGIQIHGTFMVGLPGETPATLKESMRFACELEPDTIQVSLATPYPGTEFFDLCTRQGYFRPGAMVDGDTGYQKCVIDYPGLQAEEIFAAVPRFYRYFYFRPSYMLRAAHTMIVDPMERHRLLKEAKEFFQFIFRRQQDSTCKT, encoded by the coding sequence ATGCGCACCCTTTTAATGAATCCACCGTCATTCAAAAGTTTTGACGGTGGAGCCGGCTCCCGCTACCAGGCGACCCGGGAAGTGACGTCTTTCTGGTATCCCACCTGGCTCTGTTATCCGGCCGGTATGATCCCGAGGAGCAAGGTGCTCGACGCCGCACCGCTTAATCTGGAAGTGGCCGAGGTGATTGCGATGGCCAGGGATTATGAACTTGCTGTGCTTTTTACCACTACGCCATCTCTGACCTATGATTTGCATACGGTCCGACGTCTGAAAGAGGCCAACCCGAATCTATCGGTCGGTCTGGTCGGACCCCACGTCAGCGTCCGGCCTGAAGACGCCCTCAATGATGAATCAATGGTGGATTTTGTCGCCCGCCGGGAGTTCGATTATACCATTCAAGAGGTAGCTGCCGGGCGACCGTGGAAGGATATTTTAGGTTTGACATATCGTGAAAGTGGTGATGTCTGCCACAATCCGGATCGCCCTTTCATTGAGGACCTGGATGCCTTGCCTTGGGTGAGCGAGATTTATCATCGAGATCTCCAGATTGAGCGCTACCACATCCCGTATCTGAGAGATCCGTATGTCTCCATTTATACCGGACGGGGCTGCCCCAGTCGCTGCAGCTATTGTCTCTGGCCCCAGACTTTCACCGGTCGGCGTTATCGGGTACGCTCGGTTGCCGATGTGACGGCGGAAGTGCGCCGCATTCTGGAGTTGTTTCCCCAGGCGCAGGAAGTCTTTTTCGACGATGATACCTTCACCGCCCATGGCGAGCGAGCCCAACACCTGGCCCGAGAACTGCGCCCTCTCAAGTGTGTCTGGTCCGCCACCGCTCGGGTGACCACGAGTTATGAGACCTTGAAGGCCTTGAAAGAAGGCGGTCTGCGGCTGCTGGTAGTAGGATACGAAAGCGGCAATGCCCAGATTCTGAAAAATATCCATAAAGGGGCTACTCCGGAACTGGCCCGGCGATTCACCCGCTGGTGCAAGGAGCTGGGCATCCAGATTCATGGTACCTTTATGGTAGGTTTGCCGGGAGAGACCCCGGCGACTTTGAAGGAGTCCATGCGTTTTGCCTGCGAGTTGGAGCCGGATACGATCCAGGTATCGCTGGCTACCCCCTATCCAGGGACGGAATTTTTTGACCTTTGTACCCGCCAGGGCTACTTTCGACCTGGTGCCATGGTGGATGGCGACACCGGTTATCAAAAGTGTGTCATCGATTATCCGGGACTGCAAGCCGAGGAGATCTTTGCGGCAGTCCCCCGATTTTATCGCTATTTCTATTTCCGGCCCAGTTATATGTTACGAGCGGCCCACACCATGATCGTGGATCCGATGGAACGTCATCGTTTGCTCAAAGAAGCGAAGGAATTCTTCCAATTCATATTTCGCCGTCAGCAAGATTCCACCTGTAAGACCTGA
- a CDS encoding radical SAM protein: MKVKDIFQLLSQGGPGFVQIAVTNACNARCEFCGFSRLKPQQWVMADPDRLCRGLKVLARAGVRYIVFTGGEPLLYPHLPDVLSEARNLGIHNLLCTNAALLNERLIKVLGRSGVNQLIISIDAATESDHDNHRGFAGLSRSIRALLPVIRRAGITPIASVTISRLAPDFTVLGNFLNYLGFDRATFSYPLTTLNSSYLSYAAHHCVTFTPAEMVAIFDRLRTWKSQAPITVLNPGLGMQELQRQLTGRRLRFPCLAGYKYFYVDWELNVYRCHYLPDILGPLEDFATLPRQRDNCHACLIDCYRDASVQQYFAVSLADAWSSLRGGQWWRGLGQLLHPDNLLSLTAAFESRHWMQRGR; the protein is encoded by the coding sequence ATGAAAGTAAAAGATATTTTTCAATTATTATCCCAGGGTGGGCCGGGGTTTGTTCAGATCGCCGTTACCAATGCCTGTAATGCCCGTTGTGAATTCTGTGGTTTCTCCCGATTGAAGCCGCAGCAATGGGTCATGGCTGATCCCGATCGGCTCTGCCGTGGTTTGAAGGTCTTGGCTCGGGCCGGAGTCCGATATATTGTATTTACCGGTGGCGAACCGTTACTCTATCCACACCTGCCCGACGTTCTCAGTGAGGCCCGCAACCTGGGGATTCATAACCTCTTATGTACCAACGCGGCGTTGCTCAACGAAAGACTGATTAAGGTTTTGGGACGAAGCGGTGTCAATCAGCTTATCATTTCCATAGATGCTGCTACTGAGTCAGACCATGACAACCACCGCGGCTTCGCGGGACTCAGCCGGTCGATTCGGGCTCTCTTGCCGGTCATCAGGCGCGCGGGCATCACTCCCATCGCCTCGGTGACCATCAGCCGATTAGCTCCGGACTTCACGGTACTGGGGAATTTTTTGAATTACCTGGGATTTGACCGGGCGACCTTTTCTTATCCCCTGACGACCTTGAACTCCTCGTACCTGAGTTACGCTGCGCATCATTGTGTTACTTTCACTCCGGCCGAGATGGTGGCTATTTTTGATCGGTTGCGGACCTGGAAATCGCAGGCCCCGATTACTGTCCTCAATCCCGGTTTAGGTATGCAAGAGTTGCAGCGTCAGCTAACCGGCCGTCGGCTGCGATTTCCCTGTCTTGCCGGGTATAAATATTTTTACGTGGATTGGGAGCTGAATGTCTACCGCTGCCATTATCTTCCCGACATTTTGGGACCGCTGGAGGATTTTGCCACTCTCCCGCGTCAGAGGGATAACTGCCATGCCTGTCTCATCGATTGTTACCGGGACGCCAGCGTCCAACAATACTTCGCAGTGTCACTGGCCGATGCCTGGTCGAGCCTGCGTGGTGGCCAGTGGTGGCGAGGTCTGGGACAACTTTTGCATCCAGACAACCTGCTCTCCCTGACTGCCGCCTTCGAGAGCCGGCATTGGATGCAGCGTGGCAGGTGA
- the hpnK gene encoding hopanoid biosynthesis-associated protein HpnK, whose protein sequence is MAGEVIRTRSHRRVIITGDDFGLAPAMNTAVIEAHEQGILTCASLMINGPAWQEAVNLARARPRLCPGLHLTLIQGRAVLPPPHVPHLVDSQGNFRQQPVGAGFYYFFSRPVKQEIYAELQAQIEKMLDAGLRPWFLNGHLNIHLHPAVWPLVLDLAGQYNIPAVRLARENLRVTLSLNPRRPTYKTVHALIFAWLSRRASQTLGGLKTNDHLFGLLNDGWMDEPFLLGLLPRLAPGVTEIYFHPAVGPDRELQRWMPHYRHQEELAALTSPKIAETLRKHELELISFYDV, encoded by the coding sequence GTGGCAGGTGAGGTGATTAGAACCAGGTCGCACCGCCGGGTGATCATCACTGGAGATGATTTTGGCCTGGCCCCAGCCATGAACACCGCCGTTATCGAGGCCCATGAGCAGGGTATTTTAACCTGCGCCTCATTAATGATCAATGGCCCTGCCTGGCAGGAGGCGGTGAATCTGGCCAGGGCCCGACCAAGGTTGTGCCCGGGACTACACCTGACGCTCATCCAGGGCCGAGCGGTCTTACCCCCGCCGCACGTTCCCCATTTGGTAGATTCTCAAGGGAATTTTCGTCAACAACCGGTCGGTGCCGGTTTCTACTATTTTTTTTCTCGCCCGGTGAAGCAGGAGATATACGCCGAACTTCAGGCCCAGATCGAAAAAATGCTGGATGCCGGTCTGCGGCCCTGGTTTCTCAACGGGCACCTGAATATCCATCTGCATCCGGCGGTATGGCCTCTAGTGCTGGATTTGGCGGGGCAGTATAACATTCCGGCCGTACGGTTGGCCAGGGAAAACCTGAGGGTGACACTGTCCTTAAACCCGCGGCGGCCGACCTACAAGACGGTACATGCCCTCATTTTTGCCTGGCTCTCCCGACGGGCCAGCCAAACCCTCGGGGGATTGAAAACCAATGACCACCTTTTTGGGTTGCTCAATGACGGCTGGATGGATGAACCTTTTCTTTTGGGTCTGCTTCCCCGATTGGCTCCGGGAGTGACAGAAATCTATTTTCACCCGGCGGTCGGACCGGATCGAGAACTGCAGCGCTGGATGCCGCACTATCGACATCAGGAGGAACTGGCGGCCCTTACCAGCCCAAAAATTGCGGAAACTCTTAGAAAACATGAGCTCGAACTAATCTCCTTTTACGATGTTTAA
- a CDS encoding EamA family transporter produces the protein MTKTLSALLVAVILVSIGDVMLAQGMKKIGAISSYTPVALFRVGVQIFSSLTIITGICCLAGFFFLWLAILSWSELSFVLPLTAMSYVVTALLAIVFLGETISPLRWAGTILICIGVALVTKSGV, from the coding sequence ATGACCAAGACCTTATCAGCCCTTTTAGTTGCCGTTATTCTGGTTTCAATCGGTGATGTGATGTTGGCCCAAGGCATGAAAAAGATCGGCGCCATTTCGTCGTACACCCCCGTGGCGCTCTTCCGGGTGGGGGTTCAGATCTTCTCAAGTCTTACCATCATCACCGGGATCTGCTGTCTGGCAGGGTTTTTCTTTCTGTGGTTGGCTATCCTCTCCTGGTCCGAACTCAGTTTTGTCCTGCCCCTGACGGCTATGAGCTATGTGGTGACGGCCCTGTTGGCGATTGTCTTTTTGGGAGAGACCATCTCTCCCCTCCGTTGGGCCGGTACTATCCTGATCTGCATCGGGGTGGCCCTGGTGACGAAGAGCGGGGTCTGA
- a CDS encoding deoxyribodipyrimidine photo-lyase — translation MNAHDLQRARVLNQGSYGGGPVVCWLSRDQRADDNWALLYAQHLALSRQAALAVVFNLVPHFLQATYRQYDFMLKGLEELTQNLGQKNIPFFLLQGEPAATIPMFLAQSRAGAVVSDFDPLRIKRQWKDQVLPRLSIPFYEVDAHNIIPCWLASAKQEFGAYTLRPRIHRLLSDFLTEPRSIEIHPFRWPDSVPQIDWRSVLASAAMDRSVPPVSWCQPGESAGRARLTSFIQLGLPRYHLSRNDPIREGQSDLSPYLHFGQIAAQRVAWEVQRAVAPTEARQAFLEELIVRRELADNFCWHNPDYDRFSGFPAWAQETLNKHRTDRRDYLYSLREFESARTHDPLWNAAQLEMLHRGKMHGYLRMYWAKKILEWTASPEEALEIALYLNNRYELDGRDPNGYAGVAWSIGGLHDRPWGERPVFGKIRFMSFSGCKRKFEVKTYIARMELWAQMRDTEGLDVN, via the coding sequence ATGAACGCGCACGACCTGCAGAGGGCCCGTGTCCTTAATCAAGGCTCTTACGGGGGTGGGCCGGTGGTTTGCTGGCTCAGCCGTGATCAACGGGCGGATGACAACTGGGCGCTGCTCTATGCTCAACACCTGGCCCTGAGCCGCCAGGCGGCGTTGGCGGTGGTTTTCAATCTGGTCCCACACTTCCTCCAGGCCACATATCGGCAATACGATTTTATGCTCAAAGGCCTCGAGGAGCTGACCCAGAATCTTGGGCAGAAGAATATTCCTTTCTTCCTGCTCCAGGGAGAGCCGGCCGCAACGATCCCGATGTTTCTCGCTCAGAGTCGGGCCGGAGCGGTAGTAAGCGATTTCGATCCGCTGCGGATCAAACGCCAGTGGAAGGACCAGGTTCTGCCGCGTCTCAGTATCCCGTTCTACGAAGTGGATGCCCATAACATCATCCCGTGCTGGCTGGCCTCTGCCAAACAGGAGTTTGGCGCCTATACCCTGAGGCCGAGGATTCATCGTTTATTGTCAGATTTTTTGACGGAGCCCCGGTCGATAGAAATCCACCCATTTCGATGGCCCGATTCAGTCCCACAAATTGATTGGCGTTCGGTGTTGGCCAGTGCGGCCATGGACCGGAGCGTCCCGCCTGTTTCCTGGTGCCAGCCGGGGGAAAGTGCCGGTCGGGCAAGACTGACGTCATTCATTCAGCTGGGTCTGCCGCGATACCATCTGTCTCGTAATGATCCGATCCGGGAGGGCCAGTCGGACCTTTCTCCCTATCTCCATTTTGGCCAGATTGCCGCTCAACGGGTGGCCTGGGAAGTGCAGCGGGCCGTGGCGCCAACTGAAGCCAGACAGGCCTTCCTGGAAGAACTCATCGTCCGGCGGGAGCTGGCAGACAATTTCTGTTGGCATAACCCCGACTACGACAGGTTTTCCGGTTTTCCGGCCTGGGCCCAGGAGACCCTCAATAAGCACCGGACTGACAGGCGGGATTATCTCTACTCGCTTCGAGAATTTGAGTCGGCCCGGACGCATGATCCCCTGTGGAATGCGGCCCAGCTAGAGATGCTACATCGCGGCAAGATGCACGGATATCTCAGGATGTATTGGGCCAAAAAGATTCTGGAGTGGACCGCCTCGCCGGAGGAGGCGTTGGAAATTGCCTTATATCTCAATAACCGCTATGAGTTGGATGGGCGCGACCCTAATGGCTACGCCGGGGTGGCCTGGTCCATCGGCGGGTTGCACGACCGGCCCTGGGGCGAACGACCGGTGTTTGGCAAGATTCGCTTTATGAGCTTTTCGGGATGTAAAAGAAAATTCGAGGTCAAGACCTATATTGCCAGGATGGAATTGTGGGCTCAGATGCGGGACACAGAAGGGCTGGACGTTAATTAA
- a CDS encoding hemolysin family protein produces MDEPDSTRPDLLRRLWRRWFRRRDLSHPEAIEKEIQSILEAGEERGFITRQEGEMIESIFEFKDTLAREIMVPRVDITCISQDDPIHQIIAVILKRGHSRLPVYQNNIDNIKGILLAKDLLVFWNKPESDIELTTVLRPAFFIPEAKKIIDLFRDFVEKKIQIAIVIDEYGGTSGLITIEDILEEIVGEIYDEYDTQEPRLLPQDDQSVIVDARLDIEHLTEHFGVEVPEGEFESVGGLMIHHLGKVPQVNDTVVTQDLEFTAIAADERRVKKIRVRALPSPIPESSAAGS; encoded by the coding sequence ATGGACGAACCCGACAGTACCAGGCCCGACCTATTGAGGCGTCTCTGGCGGAGGTGGTTTCGCCGGCGAGATTTATCTCACCCCGAAGCCATTGAGAAAGAGATCCAAAGCATCCTCGAGGCCGGGGAGGAACGCGGTTTCATTACTCGCCAAGAAGGTGAAATGATTGAAAGTATCTTTGAATTCAAAGATACCCTGGCCCGGGAGATCATGGTCCCGCGGGTAGATATCACCTGCATTTCCCAAGATGATCCTATTCACCAGATCATCGCAGTGATTCTGAAGCGGGGCCATTCCCGGTTGCCGGTATATCAAAACAATATCGACAACATCAAGGGCATCCTACTGGCCAAGGACCTGTTGGTCTTTTGGAATAAGCCGGAATCTGACATTGAACTTACTACCGTCCTGCGGCCGGCCTTCTTTATTCCCGAAGCGAAAAAGATCATCGATCTGTTTCGGGATTTTGTGGAGAAAAAGATTCAGATCGCCATTGTTATTGATGAATACGGCGGCACTTCCGGTCTGATCACTATCGAGGATATCCTCGAAGAAATCGTCGGCGAGATCTACGATGAATATGATACTCAGGAGCCACGCCTGCTCCCGCAGGACGATCAATCCGTCATCGTAGACGCCCGGCTGGATATCGAACATCTGACGGAACACTTCGGCGTCGAGGTACCGGAGGGGGAATTTGAATCTGTGGGCGGTCTGATGATCCATCATTTGGGGAAGGTCCCCCAGGTCAATGACACCGTGGTTACCCAAGACCTGGAATTTACCGCCATCGCGGCGGATGAACGCCGGGTGAAAAAAATCCGGGTACGAGCCCTTCCTTCCCCGATACCCGAGAGTTCGGCCGCCGGCAGTTAA
- the speD gene encoding adenosylmethionine decarboxylase: MEKPEVGFGQHLMLDGYGCPYDYLTDLDRIYEFLNQCPDVIHMTKIMPPYAFKYSGKVPQDWGLSGFVLIAESHISVHTFPEKGYLSIDIFSCKSFDADKAIDYSEKVFRIATREIQLVDRGLEFPRNIGVVTRFLTDERKNMRI; the protein is encoded by the coding sequence TTGGAAAAACCTGAGGTTGGCTTTGGCCAGCACCTGATGCTGGATGGTTATGGGTGTCCGTATGATTATCTGACGGATTTGGACCGCATCTACGAATTTTTGAATCAATGTCCTGATGTAATCCACATGACGAAGATCATGCCCCCCTACGCCTTTAAATATTCCGGCAAGGTCCCCCAGGATTGGGGTCTTTCCGGTTTCGTGCTGATTGCCGAAAGTCACATCAGCGTGCACACCTTTCCTGAAAAAGGTTACCTGAGCATCGACATCTTCTCCTGCAAGAGCTTCGATGCCGATAAAGCAATTGATTACTCAGAAAAAGTGTTTCGGATCGCCACCCGAGAAATACAACTGGTTGACCGGGGTTTGGAATTTCCCCGGAACATCGGCGTGGTGACCCGATTTCTGACTGACGAACGCAAAAACATGAGGATTTAG